A single window of Nitrospiraceae bacterium DNA harbors:
- a CDS encoding sensory rhodopsin transducer, giving the protein MSQSMGAKRWAIPEGYIPPESHGPEPQMTSHETACLLNVSNDPAHVRVTIFYADRDPAGPYKITVPPRRTSHVRFNDLQDPEPIPRDTDFASLFESDVPIVVQHTRLDSRQAENALLSTIAYTDHS; this is encoded by the coding sequence ATGAGTCAATCAATGGGGGCTAAACGATGGGCTATTCCTGAAGGATATATCCCTCCCGAAAGCCATGGACCGGAGCCGCAGATGACGAGTCATGAAACCGCATGCCTGCTGAATGTCTCCAACGACCCGGCGCATGTGCGTGTCACAATTTTTTATGCGGACCGTGATCCCGCGGGGCCTTACAAAATCACCGTTCCCCCTCGTCGAACGAGTCATGTTCGTTTTAATGATTTACAAGACCCTGAACCCATACCCAGGGATACGGATTTCGCAAGCTTGTTCGAGTCGGATGTGCCGATTGTGGTGCAACACACCAGACTGGATTCCCGACAGGCGGAGAATGCTCTCCTGTCTACCATCGCCTATACGGACCATTCGTAA
- a CDS encoding Gfo/Idh/MocA family oxidoreductase: MARSPQRTSGARKIRYAVVGLGYIAQIAVLPAFSHAKKNSLLAALISDDPKKLKQLGAKYGINGLYSYDQYEKCLEKEEIDAVYIALPNHLHCEYTVRAAKTGVHVLCEKPMALSVKECETMIRTADHYGVKLMVAYRLHFEEANLRAIHMVQSGKIGTPRYFQSAFSLPVKDKQNIRLREATGGGTLWDIGIYCLNAARNLFHAEPLEVFASTAGKGIDRFDEVEEMSAVMLRFPDDRLATFICSFGAADVSELRIVGTKGQLRVTSAYEYVEPITHYLTVNGKEKKHTFSKRDQFAPQLLKFSDSILKDTVPEPAGDEGLHDVRIIEALYRSAQKGQPVPVKEVERKRRPTLRQNLRRPPVKKPKLIHAQSPSG; encoded by the coding sequence ATGGCACGTTCGCCCCAAAGGACATCCGGCGCTAGGAAAATTCGGTACGCGGTGGTGGGGCTGGGCTATATCGCTCAGATCGCCGTACTTCCGGCATTCTCTCATGCGAAAAAAAATTCGCTATTAGCAGCCTTAATTTCCGATGATCCCAAAAAATTGAAGCAATTGGGAGCAAAATACGGCATCAACGGTCTCTATTCGTACGACCAATATGAAAAATGTCTGGAAAAGGAAGAGATTGACGCCGTGTATATCGCGCTTCCCAATCATTTGCATTGCGAATATACCGTCAGAGCTGCGAAAACGGGCGTTCATGTGTTGTGTGAAAAGCCCATGGCCTTATCAGTCAAGGAATGTGAAACCATGATTCGCACAGCGGACCATTATGGTGTCAAACTGATGGTCGCCTATCGGCTTCATTTTGAAGAGGCCAATCTTCGGGCCATACACATGGTTCAATCAGGGAAAATCGGCACGCCCCGGTATTTCCAATCGGCATTTAGTCTTCCGGTTAAAGATAAACAAAATATCCGGTTACGGGAAGCAACCGGTGGAGGCACGCTGTGGGATATCGGCATTTATTGTTTGAATGCCGCCAGGAATCTTTTTCATGCGGAACCCCTTGAGGTGTTTGCCAGTACGGCAGGAAAAGGGATCGACCGATTCGACGAAGTCGAAGAAATGAGCGCCGTCATGCTCCGATTCCCTGATGACCGGTTGGCTACCTTTATCTGTAGTTTCGGAGCCGCCGACGTGTCCGAACTTCGAATTGTAGGGACAAAGGGACAACTGCGGGTGACCTCGGCCTACGAATATGTCGAACCCATCACTCATTACCTTACGGTGAACGGGAAAGAGAAAAAGCACACCTTTTCCAAACGTGATCAATTTGCGCCACAACTTTTAAAGTTTTCGGATAGCATTTTGAAGGATACCGTTCCTGAACCGGCAGGCGATGAGGGCCTTCATGATGTCCGCATTATTGAAGCTCTGTACCGTTCAGCCCAAAAAGGCCAACCGGTCCCTGTTAAAGAAGTTGAGCGGAAACGTCGTCCAACGCTTCGGCAAAACCTTCGCCGTCCGCCGGTTAAAAAGCCCAAACTTATCCATGCTCAAAGTCCGTCAGGATGA
- a CDS encoding PRC-barrel domain-containing protein: MKKTIKLMVVVMVCSLIQMNVVMAASQLKSGLKASNVIGKEVKNPTGKELGQIEEIVLAQDGTVGYAVLSFGGFLGLGDKYFAVPWNVLRLNDTKNHLVLAVNEEKLQNAPGFDKTDWPDISDSEWIQVVHDFYGVPRKGQEHQSIKGLQKHAHFTAKQGYLVGGEGKTGNSVRYDGSRIWVGPSYAVVDVDPEDNKGMLMGIVRTQDHTYTILMTDFQGKTEFMDGGIATDLELHGTTGQGAPLFPKVETYVAGWGKATVFKDDNVLYKQYPAHFMLTEGLRDETTHQVHFVEPEKLKVLMTASKEGSEEGNTSREAVQSIKQQVKQAHEYVNPDTMQLHIVAHSQEKDAENLPPYKEFIHFMFDQVSLEDTGKEPHQSNQRKTTQR, from the coding sequence ATGAAAAAGACGATTAAATTAATGGTAGTCGTGATGGTATGTAGTCTCATACAGATGAATGTGGTAATGGCAGCGAGTCAGCTGAAAAGTGGGCTCAAAGCCAGCAATGTAATAGGCAAGGAGGTCAAAAACCCAACAGGCAAAGAATTAGGGCAAATTGAGGAAATCGTTCTGGCTCAAGATGGAACGGTAGGATACGCCGTTTTGTCCTTCGGAGGGTTTTTAGGATTGGGAGATAAATATTTTGCGGTTCCGTGGAATGTCTTACGGCTTAACGATACCAAGAATCATCTCGTATTGGCGGTGAACGAGGAGAAACTTCAAAACGCCCCTGGTTTTGACAAGACAGATTGGCCGGACATTTCCGATTCTGAATGGATTCAGGTCGTTCATGATTTTTATGGAGTTCCACGGAAAGGGCAAGAACATCAATCCATAAAAGGTCTTCAGAAACATGCGCATTTTACTGCCAAACAAGGCTATCTGGTTGGAGGCGAGGGTAAAACCGGCAACAGCGTGCGCTACGATGGATCGAGGATTTGGGTAGGCCCGAGTTATGCCGTGGTCGATGTTGACCCAGAAGATAATAAGGGGATGCTCATGGGAATCGTCCGGACTCAGGATCATACCTACACGATTCTCATGACGGATTTCCAAGGCAAGACTGAATTCATGGATGGCGGCATTGCCACTGATCTGGAGCTTCACGGGACAACCGGACAAGGAGCACCATTATTTCCCAAGGTGGAAACCTATGTTGCAGGATGGGGAAAGGCGACAGTGTTTAAAGATGATAATGTCCTGTACAAGCAGTACCCTGCGCATTTCATGTTGACGGAAGGCTTGCGGGATGAAACCACACATCAAGTGCATTTTGTTGAGCCGGAAAAACTTAAGGTGCTGATGACGGCAAGCAAAGAAGGTAGTGAAGAAGGAAACACAAGCCGTGAAGCCGTACAATCCATTAAACAACAAGTGAAGCAGGCTCACGAATATGTCAATCCGGATACCATGCAGCTCCATATCGTTGCGCATTCACAGGAAAAGGATGCAGAAAATCTTCCTCCCTATAAGGAATTTATCCATTTTATGTTTGATCAGGTGTCCCTGGAAGATACAGGCAAGGAGCCACACCAATCCAATCAAAGGAAAACCACCCAAAGGTAG
- a CDS encoding pyruvate oxidase produces MTKTAADVLIEKLQNWGVEVIFGLPGDGINGIMEALRQRKDIIRFIQVRHEEAAAWMACGYAKYTGKLGVCLATSGPGGLHLLNGLYDAKMEKQPVLAITGHHFHDLIDTHAQQDVNLTRVFEDVVVYNTRIMSATHVENVVDLACRTALSYRGVAHINFPVDLQDSKADRGYSKRNTPHHSMEIFSRGARLPNAADLQQAANVLNEGKRIAIMAGAGTLEATDELEHIAEMLGAPIIKPLLGKASVPDDSPYTTGGIGLLGTAPSQEALEDCDTLLLIGTSFPYMEFYPKPGQARAVQIDLDPARIGLRYPVEVGLVGDCRRTLQALLPMLERNKHRKFLERAQTAMAKWRTLMEERGTRKDKPMKPQVVAWELGKRLSDHAIVSCDSGTITTWWARQIPAKRGQKHTVSGTLASMACGLPYAIAAQIAYPDRQCIAFVGDGGFSMLMAEFATCVKYQLPVKVFVIKNNTLGQIKWEQMVFLGNPEYGCELHPIDFALVAQACGGTGLTVDDPADCGSIIDQAFQTPGPVLVQAIVDPFEPPMPANITMSQAAKFAESLARGEPNRVKIAMTALSDRVRELV; encoded by the coding sequence ATGACAAAAACCGCCGCGGACGTGTTGATAGAGAAGCTTCAAAATTGGGGGGTAGAGGTCATATTCGGTCTTCCCGGAGATGGCATTAATGGAATCATGGAAGCCCTGCGTCAACGTAAAGATATCATAAGGTTCATCCAGGTGCGCCACGAAGAAGCCGCGGCCTGGATGGCGTGCGGGTATGCCAAATACACGGGAAAGCTTGGCGTGTGCCTGGCTACCTCAGGCCCTGGAGGGCTTCATCTTCTGAATGGTTTGTATGACGCCAAAATGGAGAAACAACCGGTACTGGCCATTACCGGTCATCATTTTCACGATTTGATCGATACCCATGCCCAACAGGATGTGAATCTTACAAGAGTCTTTGAAGATGTCGTGGTCTACAACACTCGAATCATGAGCGCGACGCATGTGGAGAATGTGGTCGACTTAGCCTGTCGGACCGCTCTGAGCTATCGCGGGGTGGCTCACATAAATTTTCCCGTCGATCTGCAAGATTCAAAAGCAGACAGAGGCTATTCCAAACGCAATACTCCTCACCATTCGATGGAAATCTTTTCCCGTGGCGCGCGATTACCCAATGCAGCAGATTTACAACAAGCCGCCAATGTCCTGAATGAGGGAAAACGTATTGCCATCATGGCAGGGGCCGGGACTTTGGAAGCCACCGATGAACTGGAACACATTGCCGAAATGCTGGGAGCGCCCATTATTAAGCCGTTATTGGGAAAAGCGTCGGTGCCGGACGACAGTCCCTACACAACGGGGGGCATCGGATTATTGGGAACTGCGCCCTCTCAGGAGGCCCTGGAGGATTGCGATACCCTGCTTCTCATCGGAACCTCATTTCCCTATATGGAATTTTATCCCAAACCCGGCCAGGCCCGAGCCGTCCAGATCGATCTTGATCCGGCGCGAATCGGACTACGGTACCCGGTGGAAGTCGGCCTGGTTGGCGACTGCCGGAGAACCCTTCAAGCGCTCTTGCCGATGTTGGAACGGAATAAACACCGAAAATTTTTGGAACGGGCACAAACGGCAATGGCCAAATGGCGGACATTGATGGAAGAACGCGGAACCCGAAAAGACAAACCCATGAAACCCCAGGTGGTGGCTTGGGAACTCGGCAAACGTCTTTCTGACCACGCCATCGTTTCCTGTGATTCGGGAACGATCACGACCTGGTGGGCCAGGCAAATCCCGGCCAAGCGAGGGCAGAAGCACACGGTATCCGGCACTCTGGCCTCCATGGCCTGCGGCTTACCCTATGCGATTGCCGCCCAAATCGCCTATCCGGATCGCCAATGTATCGCATTTGTGGGAGATGGGGGTTTTTCGATGCTCATGGCTGAATTCGCCACCTGTGTCAAATATCAATTGCCCGTGAAAGTGTTCGTTATCAAAAATAATACACTTGGCCAAATTAAATGGGAACAGATGGTGTTTCTGGGAAACCCCGAATATGGGTGCGAACTGCATCCCATCGACTTTGCCCTCGTGGCTCAGGCATGCGGAGGAACCGGACTAACGGTCGACGATCCTGCGGATTGCGGTTCCATCATCGACCAGGCCTTCCAAACGCCGGGCCCGGTATTGGTACAGGCCATCGTCGATCCGTTTGAGCCGCCGATGCCGGCCAACATTACGATGAGCCAAGCCGCCAAATTTGCTGAATCGTTGGCAAGAGGCGAACCGAACCGAGTAAAAATTGCTATGACGGCCTTGTCCGATCGGGTGCGAGAACTCGTGTAA
- a CDS encoding PRC-barrel domain-containing protein gives MNTKRKSSGTLGMALAFALIGGGMSLALSESGQQTKELLLNANTLIGNTVIDKGGKELGTVQDLLIDQTTGQISYIVLSYGGTFGGTLGIGSENYSIPWAEVKLTKQDEKMVVQVAEAPIGEKRTPKDHAFMGHEQAATAQTRDFNPSTVETVEGTVENVDYDMLEPGVTTTDSLIVLDIKTPSGTERVRVAPDNYLKEQGIEIKEGDKVEVTGSRIMRDGESLVIASQVTLKGNGKVLAVRKDDGTPKWDTGSGIHTKTSSGKK, from the coding sequence ATGAACACAAAGCGCAAAAGTAGCGGCACGCTCGGCATGGCATTAGCCTTTGCTCTCATAGGCGGAGGCATGTCCTTAGCCCTTAGCGAGTCAGGCCAACAAACCAAGGAACTCCTTCTTAATGCCAATACCCTCATCGGGAACACGGTCATTGACAAGGGAGGCAAAGAACTCGGGACGGTTCAAGATTTACTGATTGATCAGACCACAGGGCAAATTTCCTACATTGTTCTTTCGTATGGAGGCACATTCGGTGGCACTCTTGGAATCGGGTCGGAAAATTATTCGATCCCCTGGGCAGAGGTGAAGCTGACCAAACAGGATGAGAAGATGGTGGTGCAGGTCGCCGAAGCTCCCATTGGCGAAAAACGAACGCCTAAAGACCACGCCTTCATGGGCCACGAGCAAGCTGCTACGGCCCAGACTAGGGATTTCAATCCTTCAACCGTCGAAACGGTGGAAGGGACTGTGGAAAATGTGGATTACGATATGTTGGAGCCCGGAGTGACCACAACCGATAGTTTGATAGTGTTGGACATCAAAACGCCATCCGGGACCGAACGGGTTCGGGTCGCGCCTGATAACTACCTCAAGGAGCAGGGAATCGAGATCAAGGAAGGCGATAAGGTCGAAGTGACCGGATCACGAATCATGCGGGACGGGGAAAGTCTGGTCATCGCCTCTCAAGTTACCCTGAAGGGAAATGGAAAAGTTCTGGCAGTGCGGAAAGACGACGGCACTCCAAAATGGGACACAGGAAGTGGAATCCATACTAAGACATCGTCCGGGAAAAAATAA